The Muntiacus reevesi chromosome 7, mMunRee1.1, whole genome shotgun sequence genome includes a region encoding these proteins:
- the LOC136172595 gene encoding olfactory receptor 4F3/4F16/4F29-like, whose protein sequence is MSFLFSILTDKSIHRMNHSMVSEFVFLGLTNSWEIQLLLFMFSSVFYMASMLGNSLIVLTVMMNPHLHSPMYFLLANLSITDLGVSSVISPKMIYDIFRKRKVISFGGCIAQIFFIHIIGGVEMVLLIAMAFDRYVAICKPLHYFTIMSRKVCLLLLVTAWIIGFIHSVVQLGFVVKLPICGPNIIYSFYCDFPRFIKLACTDTFRLESMVTANSGFISLGSFFILIVSYIFILITVWKHSSGSSSKALSTLSTHVMVVILFFGPCIFVYIWPHSTSHLDKFLVVFDAVLTPFLNSVIYTLRNKEMKVAMKKVCSQFIIYRRIS, encoded by the exons ATGAG tttccTCTTCAGCATTCTAACTGATAAATCCATTCATAGAATGAATCACTCCATGGTGTCAGAGTTTGTGTTCCTGGGACTCACCAATTCCTGGGAGATTCAACTTCTCCTCTTCATGTTCTCTTCTGTCTTTTACATGGCCAGCATGCTAGGAAACTCCCTCATTGTTCTCACTGTGATGATGAACCCTCACTTACACTCCCCCATGTACTTTCTATTGGCCAACCTCTCCATCACTGACCTGGGAGTTTCTTCTGTCATCTCTCCCAAGATGATTTACGACATTTTTAGAAAACGTAAAGTCATCTCCTTTGGAGGCTGCATTGCTCAAATCTTCTTCATCCATATCATTGGTGGTGTGGAGATGGTGCTTCTTATAGCCATGGCCTTTGACAGATATGTTGCCATATGTAAGCCTCTCCACTATTTCACTATTATGAGCAGAAAAGTGTGTCTTCTGCTTCTTGTCACTGCATGGATAATTGGCTTTATTCACTCTGTGGTTCAACTGGGTTTTGTTGTAAAATTGCCAATCTGTGGCCCTAATATAATATATAGCTTTTACTGTGACTTTCCTCGGTTCATCAAACTTGCCTGCACAGACACCttcaggctagagtccatggtcaCAGCCAACAGTGGATTCATATCCCTGGGATCATTCTTCATATTGATCGTCTCCTACATTTTTATCCTCATCACTGTTTGGAAACATTCTTCGGGTAGCTCATCTAAGGCCCTCTCCACTTTGTCAACTCATGTTATGGtggtgattttgttttttggccctTGCATCTTTGTTTACATCTGGCCTCACTCCACATCACACCTAGACAAATTCCTTGTTGTTTTTGATGCAGTTCTCACCCCATTTTTAAATTCAGTCATCTATACATTgaggaacaaagaaatgaaagtggCAATGAAGAAAGTATGCAGCCAATTTATTATTTACAGAAGGATTTCTTAA